The Tindallia californiensis genomic interval TTTCATGTAAGCATTCGAAATACGCACTCTCTGGCTGATATCCTGCTTCTACCAGCACTTCAAAACCCGCTTTCATCAAGGCTGTAACACCGCCACACAAGACAGCTTGTTCTCCAAACAGATCGGTTTCCGTTTCTTCTTTGAAGGTAGTTTCAAGAACACCGGCTCTTGCCCCACCTATTGCAGCAGCATAAGCCAGACCTACTTCCAGCGTATCCCCTGTAATGTCTTGATGAACCGCCACTAAACAAGGAACGCCTCTTCCTTCTTGATATTGGCTTCTTACTGTATGTCCAGGACCCTTAGGAGCTACCATAAATACATTCACATCTTCCGGCGGTACTACTTGCCCATAATGGATGTTAAATCCATGAGCAAAGACTAAATAATTTCCAGCTTCAAGGTTTGGTTCAATGCTTTCTTTAAACAATTGTGGCTGTTTTTCGTCATTGATTAACATGATCACAACATCAGCCTGTGCGGTAGCTCTGCCAGCAATGTCTACTGTTAACCCAGCTTCTTCCGCTTTTGCCCAGGATTTACTTCCTTCATATAATCCCACAGTAACATCTATGCCTGACTCATGCAGATTAAGTGCATGTGCATGTCCCTGACTTCCGTATCCAATAACAGCAACTTTCTTCCCTTGTAACGCATCTAGTTTACACTCATTTTCATAAAACATTTTTGCCATTTTTCATTTCCTCCTTTTATTTGTGGTCTCTACGACCAAGTGCTGTCAAACCGGTTCGTACAATTTCCCGGATGCCGTATGGCTCCATTAGCTCTATAAAAGCCTGTATTTTGTTATGATCCCCTGTCACTTCAAGGATAAGACAGTCCGTAGCAACATCGATAACCTTTCCTCGAAAGATTTCGACCACTTCTATAATAGAAGCCCTTGTTTTTTCATCTGTGTTTACTTTAATCAAGGCTAGTTCTCGATAAACAGATAATGCTGGTTTTAGTTCTGTGATACTTACTACATCCACCAGTTTTCCTAATTGTTTCTGAATCTGTTCAAGTACTTCTTTATCGCCTTTTAGAACCAGTGTGATGCGTGTCATTCCTGGCAATTCCGTGCTGCCAGAAGAAAAACTTTCGATATTATATCCTCTTCTCGTAAACAAACCAGATATTCGACTGGTTACTCCCGGTTGATCTTCAACCAGCAATGACAACACATATTTGTCCATTTTTTCGCCTCCTTTTATTCATTAAAAAAGCCCTCACCCCTGCTGTATGCAGGGACGAGGACTAATCCACGCGTTACCACCCTAATTGTTTTCACTTTGTGTAAAGTAAAAACCACTCGTATCAGGTTCAATCAAACCCTTTGTCTATAACGGGACTTCCCGTTTACCCTTACTCTTACTTTTCAGGGTAAATGCTCCGGAGCGAGTCGTATCTTATGGCAGTACCAGTTTGCAGCAACCACTGGCTCTCTAAAACTGCTTTCGTAAAATACTAACTCCGTGTTAGCGCATTTCTTTTTTCATAAAGAAAAGTTGTTGTTCAGGTTCTATCAAACCTTAAGCCTATAACGGGACTTCCCGTCTACCCTTACTTTTATTCAGGATAACTGCTCTAGAGGGATTTTAACGGTGTTACAGGATCGGCTTTCAGCATGTACCGACTCTCTGAGCCTGTATAATTCATCGTTACTGTCTCTGTCGTTGCATTTATTTTTTATTAATAATTAAATCGTATTTTAGCAGGCTTTAGATTGAATGTCAACAGAATTATCTAAACTTTTTACAAAATTCTTATTTTTATTGAATTTATAACTCTTCTATTAGCTTTCTTAGCTGGCTTTCATTAAACTGGTAAGCCTTATTACAAAAGTGACAGGTTATCTCTGCTTCCCCATCTTCCTCAATCATGACTTTTAATTCTTTATGCCCTAAACTTATCAGTGCTTCTTCCATTCTTTCTCTTGAGCAGTCACAGTTAAAAACAACTTCTTTTTCTTCGACTATTTTCGGCTCTAAGCCCTCCAGCACTACTTCCATAACAGCCTCCGGAGTCTTAAGATTTTCGTACAACTGACTTAACGGAGGAAGTCCCATCAACCGCGCTTCTAACAGCCTAAGCTGTTCTTCTGAAATCTCCGGCAACACTTGAATCATAAATCCTCCAGAAGTAATGATGGTATAGTCAACATCTATCTTAACGCTTAATCCGACAGAGGATGGCTGCTGTTCCGAATGTAAGAAATAGGCGGTAAGATCCTCTGCAATTTCTCCATTCGTTAATGGATATTTACCAATATAGGGAGCCTTCATGCTAAGGTCCTTAATAATCGTGATTTCACCTTCTTTTCCTACTGCCGCCCCTACATTCAACTTCTCCGGTGTAAGATTTTCTGTTTCTACTTGCGGATGATCCACTAATCCTTTCACATGTCCCTCTATATTTGCAACACAAAGAATAGTTCCTAAGGGACCACCACCATTAATTCGAAGTGTTATTTTTTGACCTTTTCCTTTTAACATTTGAGCCATCATGGCCGATGCAGCCATGCTTCTTCCTAATGCCGCTGCAGCTACAGGGCTTAACTGATGTATCGTTCTTGCTTGCTCAAGCATCTCAGCATTTTGAACAAAAAATCCTCTTATTTGCCCTTCACCAGCTGTTACTCTTATTAGTTTATCCATTATATACTTCCTTTCCAACGTTACCAATTGAAAAACAGGCTGACTATTGCCAGCCTGCTTTATCCCCTTCTATATGAAATCCCTTCTCGGTATTTCCAGGGATTTTAGACATACATTACACATTAATTAAACAGCATCATACTTTACTTACATTGGTTGCCTGTGGACCTTTATCTCCTTCAACAATCTCAAACTCTACTTCTTGTCCTTCATCAAGGGTTTTGAATCCATCCATAGAAATGGCAGAGAAATGAACGAAAACATCTTCACCATCTTCTCTGGAAATAAATCCATAGCCTTTTTCTGCATTAAACCATTTTACTGTGCCTTTTTCCATTCGCAAATTCCTCCTAATGCTAAAATAAATTTATGAGATATTAATCTTTCCCATCAACATAAATATTATCATATCAAAAGCCTTGTTGTCAACGAACGAGAGGCATTATGAAGAAGATAACACCATGGAAATTTGCCACACAATAATATAAAGAAAAAGTGGTATCGCCCCTGTCAGAGGAATAAACTCCATTAAAGAAGTTCTTTCTTGCTGATCTAAGGAATTTTCTGATCCAACCCCTTCTTCTAAAAGAGTATGTGATATTAATTTCAAATGTCTCCATAGAAAAAAAGAGATCGCTATTCCTAAAACAGCTAACCCACCAAATACAATTAAACTCGCATAAAGCGATTCTT includes:
- the ilvC gene encoding ketol-acid reductoisomerase, with the protein product MAKMFYENECKLDALQGKKVAVIGYGSQGHAHALNLHESGIDVTVGLYEGSKSWAKAEEAGLTVDIAGRATAQADVVIMLINDEKQPQLFKESIEPNLEAGNYLVFAHGFNIHYGQVVPPEDVNVFMVAPKGPGHTVRSQYQEGRGVPCLVAVHQDITGDTLEVGLAYAAAIGGARAGVLETTFKEETETDLFGEQAVLCGGVTALMKAGFEVLVEAGYQPESAYFECLHEMKLIIDLINEGGLSYMRYSVSDTAEYGDYRVGERIVTEETKEEMRKVLKEVQDGTFAKEWILENQANRPSFTAKRKMEAEHPVEIVGKDLRKMMSWLKK
- the ilvN gene encoding acetolactate synthase small subunit, whose amino-acid sequence is MDKYVLSLLVEDQPGVTSRISGLFTRRGYNIESFSSGSTELPGMTRITLVLKGDKEVLEQIQKQLGKLVDVVSITELKPALSVYRELALIKVNTDEKTRASIIEVVEIFRGKVIDVATDCLILEVTGDHNKIQAFIELMEPYGIREIVRTGLTALGRRDHK
- the hslO gene encoding Hsp33 family molecular chaperone HslO, whose product is MDKLIRVTAGEGQIRGFFVQNAEMLEQARTIHQLSPVAAAALGRSMAASAMMAQMLKGKGQKITLRINGGGPLGTILCVANIEGHVKGLVDHPQVETENLTPEKLNVGAAVGKEGEITIIKDLSMKAPYIGKYPLTNGEIAEDLTAYFLHSEQQPSSVGLSVKIDVDYTIITSGGFMIQVLPEISEEQLRLLEARLMGLPPLSQLYENLKTPEAVMEVVLEGLEPKIVEEKEVVFNCDCSRERMEEALISLGHKELKVMIEEDGEAEITCHFCNKAYQFNESQLRKLIEEL
- a CDS encoding cold-shock protein, with the translated sequence MEKGTVKWFNAEKGYGFISREDGEDVFVHFSAISMDGFKTLDEGQEVEFEIVEGDKGPQATNVSKV